One Phycisphaerae bacterium RAS2 DNA window includes the following coding sequences:
- a CDS encoding RDD family protein: MTNGCDYILFAPSDYAGLSRRLIALVIDLAIVIAGVSGISSAVAARVVPPDVWQVTNRAERQRKMNEAMRPVQLPTTLGCVAFAVIYHVLGRTLRGGTIGYRIAGIRLVDAAGRTPPLAVLFKRFLMAVPFTLLLGASYSSVRRKLRRQTTHDQWSGTWVVRKAAVPIGPAKPAYQTKLLGTMLFTWLDLEPVDAAPADNAPPLSAAAS; this comes from the coding sequence ATGACTAACGGCTGCGACTACATCCTGTTCGCGCCCAGCGACTACGCCGGCCTCTCGCGACGATTGATCGCACTAGTCATCGACCTCGCCATTGTCATCGCCGGGGTGTCGGGAATCTCCTCAGCCGTCGCGGCACGCGTCGTCCCGCCCGATGTCTGGCAGGTCACGAATCGCGCCGAGCGACAGCGCAAAATGAACGAGGCCATGAGGCCCGTCCAACTGCCCACCACGCTCGGCTGCGTCGCATTTGCCGTGATCTACCATGTCCTGGGGCGCACGCTCCGTGGCGGCACGATCGGCTATCGCATCGCCGGCATTCGGCTCGTCGACGCCGCAGGCCGCACGCCGCCGCTCGCCGTTCTGTTCAAACGATTTCTCATGGCCGTGCCCTTCACGCTGCTGCTCGGCGCATCTTATTCTTCGGTCCGCCGCAAACTGCGCCGTCAGACGACGCACGATCAATGGTCCGGGACGTGGGTCGTCCGAAAAGCCGCCGTGCCGATCGGCCCCGCGAAGCCCGCCTATCAGACCAAGCTGCTCGGCACCATGCTGTTCACCTGGCTCGATCTTGAACCCGTCGACGCCGCCCCCGCCGATAACGCGCCGCCGCTTTCCGCCGCAGCCTCCTGA
- a CDS encoding Transposase IS200 like protein yields MTNRQTGTQLFFDALLTCTSFLTPPQAFGYPAAMPRRPRIAPGGHAYHVINRAVARLPIFRKSVDYEAFERLLTEAMQRHPTRLLAYCLMPNHWHLVLWPRKDGELTAFVRWLTHTHVMRWHAHHRTTGSGHLYQGRFKSFPIERDSHVLTVCRYVERNALRAGLVRKAQSWRYNSLWLRENGDTQSRAILADWPVRRPRNWAAIVNRAQSREELEALRKCVARGAPFGSSGWQQRIATRLDLSHTLRQRGRPKKTRKEPSK; encoded by the coding sequence ATGACAAACAGACAAACGGGGACGCAGCTCTTTTTTGATGCTCTTTTGACGTGTACTTCCTTCTTGACCCCACCGCAAGCCTTCGGTTACCCTGCCGCCATGCCAAGACGCCCTCGCATCGCCCCCGGCGGCCACGCCTACCACGTTATCAATCGCGCCGTCGCGCGGTTGCCCATCTTCCGCAAATCGGTCGACTACGAAGCCTTTGAGCGACTTCTCACCGAGGCCATGCAACGCCATCCCACGCGGCTGCTCGCCTACTGCCTCATGCCAAATCACTGGCACCTCGTGCTGTGGCCGCGGAAAGACGGCGAGTTGACCGCCTTCGTCCGCTGGCTGACGCACACGCACGTCATGCGATGGCACGCGCACCACCGCACCACGGGCTCGGGGCACCTGTACCAGGGGCGGTTCAAGTCGTTTCCCATCGAGCGCGATTCGCACGTCCTCACCGTCTGCCGCTACGTCGAGCGCAACGCGCTGCGGGCCGGCCTTGTGCGAAAAGCCCAGTCGTGGCGATACAATAGTCTATGGCTGCGGGAGAACGGCGACACGCAATCGAGGGCGATTCTGGCCGACTGGCCCGTTCGCCGGCCGCGAAACTGGGCCGCGATTGTCAATCGGGCGCAGAGCCGGGAGGAGCTGGAGGCATTGCGAAAGTGCGTGGCACGCGGCGCGCCGTTCGGATCGAGCGGATGGCAACAGCGGATCGCGACCCGGCTGGACCTGTCGCATACTCTGCGCCAACGCGGCCGACCCAAGAAGACGCGAAAGGAGCCTTCGAAATGA
- a CDS encoding flagellar biosynthesis sigma factor: MMIGKLNNMLAGMSTILDIRGSCAPLKQNGFCKDDFKAVQDDWATTCSDIKKAMLLDLLGGLSREERLTLVLYYCEELTLGEISLVLDLPEDKVIEAHQRVLKHLRSFREKLSADSFGQVA, translated from the coding sequence ATGATGATAGGGAAATTGAATAATATGCTGGCCGGAATGAGTACAATTTTGGATATTCGAGGTAGTTGTGCACCCCTCAAGCAAAACGGCTTTTGCAAAGATGATTTCAAGGCGGTGCAGGACGATTGGGCGACTACTTGTTCTGATATCAAGAAAGCCATGCTTCTTGACCTATTGGGAGGCCTTAGTCGTGAAGAGCGACTTACATTAGTGCTTTATTATTGTGAAGAATTGACTCTAGGCGAAATCAGCCTTGTGCTTGACTTGCCTGAGGATAAAGTCATTGAAGCGCATCAAAGAGTTCTGAAGCACTTACGATCATTCCGTGAAAAACTTTCCGCTGACTCTTTTGGCCAAGTAGCGTGA
- the ycgJ gene encoding putative methyltransferase YcgJ has protein sequence MKTLRRWVNWQLEKVLPDPKQSFQRIEPDRVLFDEIAWSPSERVLDVGCYRGHYLNTLAPRVRSVVGIDLNHSALIGSASCVCGDGQSLPFADGSFDTIFCHMTANLFPRPDAAAQEFLRCCAPRGRLIVTVCNLHAPYQRVNATLERWWPKCDWATLRPSQNQWTAPHWCEAIQSRGASLEALYSCNLCWPLVPRLRGRWIIPNRVMHAWNQTIRRASHLPMQTRRPHFAAHDYVLVFRKG, from the coding sequence GTGAAAACGCTACGACGATGGGTGAACTGGCAGTTGGAGAAAGTGCTGCCCGACCCGAAGCAGAGCTTCCAGCGCATCGAGCCGGACCGGGTGCTCTTCGACGAGATCGCCTGGTCGCCATCGGAACGCGTCCTCGACGTCGGCTGCTATCGCGGGCACTACCTGAACACCCTCGCGCCGCGCGTGCGATCCGTCGTCGGCATCGACCTCAATCACAGTGCCTTGATCGGCTCTGCATCGTGTGTCTGCGGCGATGGCCAGTCGCTCCCGTTCGCGGACGGATCATTCGACACCATCTTTTGCCACATGACCGCGAATCTTTTTCCGCGACCCGATGCGGCCGCGCAAGAATTTCTCCGCTGCTGCGCGCCACGTGGTCGGCTGATCGTCACGGTTTGCAATCTGCACGCCCCGTACCAGCGCGTGAATGCGACCCTGGAGCGCTGGTGGCCAAAGTGCGATTGGGCGACGTTGCGTCCCTCGCAGAATCAGTGGACAGCCCCGCACTGGTGCGAAGCAATTCAGTCCCGCGGCGCCTCGCTCGAAGCGCTCTATTCGTGCAACCTCTGCTGGCCGCTTGTCCCGCGCCTTCGCGGCCGGTGGATTATCCCAAATCGTGTCATGCACGCGTGGAATCAGACCATTCGCAGGGCGAGTCATTTACCGATGCAAACCCGACGGCCTCACTTCGCCGCACATGATTACGTCCTCGTCTTTCGCAAGGGATGA
- the nuoC1 gene encoding NADH-quinone oxidoreductase subunit C 1 yields MATLEVIVSVLKDRFGAKVGDAQPLLTRGGGKPGDQFFVRVEPADLSGVLRFCRDEPRLLFEQLIDLTCIDYLNFPGAADRYGVIYSLLSLTHGHRLWIKCFVNDPSPAVPSATPIWPGAEWMEREVFDMFGIRFEGHPDLRRILTWDGFEANPLRKDYPLRGKGERENYQVVHREDA; encoded by the coding sequence ATGGCAACCCTTGAAGTCATCGTATCGGTGCTAAAAGATCGCTTCGGCGCGAAAGTGGGCGACGCACAGCCTCTGCTCACGCGCGGCGGCGGCAAGCCCGGCGATCAGTTCTTCGTCCGCGTTGAGCCGGCCGATCTCTCCGGCGTGCTGCGATTCTGTCGAGATGAGCCGCGATTGCTTTTCGAACAACTCATCGACCTGACCTGCATCGACTATCTCAACTTCCCCGGGGCGGCCGACCGCTACGGCGTCATTTACTCGCTGCTTTCGCTCACTCACGGCCATCGCCTGTGGATCAAGTGTTTCGTGAACGACCCGTCGCCGGCGGTGCCATCGGCCACGCCGATCTGGCCGGGCGCCGAATGGATGGAGCGCGAGGTGTTCGACATGTTCGGCATCCGATTCGAGGGTCACCCCGACTTGCGCCGCATCCTGACCTGGGATGGCTTTGAGGCGAACCCGCTGCGGAAGGATTACCCGCTCCGAGGCAAGGGCGAGCGCGAGAATTATCAGGTCGTGCATCGCGAAGATGCGTGA
- the yicI_1 gene encoding Alpha-xylosidase, whose amino-acid sequence MRHVQRRFVLAALVFGPLGVQADEIWNPVADPGAVVVSGLARFTVLTPGLIRIEWSPDGTFEDRASQVVVNRRLPVPKFTQCMERDLRVSTQPAALNNPPHDVESDEGGKVLVLRTDRIELRYLPDGNPITGSNLRIAARSGPGETWQLTSPPFLQCRNVDGGPNLGSTVRTLDGVNGGTPLPDGILSRTGWYHLNDSNTLVFDDGPDPWIGPRRRDGATDWYFFAYGTDYKQALRDFTAVAGRIPLPPRFAFGTWWSRYWAYSDRELTQLVNDFDKNDVPLDVLVIDMDWHLDGWTGYTWNPQYFPEPEKFLRWVKSRSLKATLNLHPAEGVGKHEKAFPQVAQAMGLDPATTDRVPFDCASREYMNAYFKFLHHPLEEMGIDFWWMDWQQGQQTNIEGLDPLYWLNVLHWRDMKNREPQTGRRPLIFSRWGGLGNHRYQIGFSGDTFCNWPSLAYQPYFTATAGNVGYAYWSHDIGGHQPGKVDPELYTRWVQWGALSPILRTHTTKNPEAERRIWEFPAPYFEAMRAAFHLRYELIPYIYTAARQCYDTALPLCRPLYYEWPDLEEAYAWKNQYLFGDQLLAAPVTQPADPLTGCAMIEAWIPPGKWTHWFTGRTYDGPAVVPLVVPLDEIPLFVRDGGIVVTQKKSLRSDGAKDEPLVVNIFPGSTGEYTHYEDDGTSDGYLRGKYTTQRIRHTTAGRTKLCTIEAPQGTYPSMPNRSGLEIRWWDGEAIEKLTIDGREIERADQPMPEKTCWGWDLARMSAWLRIAATDVHYPIQVRALLPEQDEKIASFLRNGGRGMSRLYNEVLASLKKRNVVFRENEWVIDPAARASSRTLSGIVLHQMGWKSCMELVADKVTDPAERNRLLLRMLGAWYDIDVARSPDGHRAEAIIRLQSTILNSGLQLSLEQVPDNATLRHFTQLPRFKSEDEPLIARMPLEAADSRATQLVRFNARVAWEDTEVTFEIAKTILPSINAWWVCGPFDAPGGAGLNKPFGPEEKLDLAARYTGKEGHEIGWHRFLRVVKPGDDLTAEFFVDFDDVYGRRVYDCVVYGFTFLDAPEDMDAVLALGTDDGCAIWLNGKEVHRIDIGRPYTSKQDRVPVRLKQGENTLLIKVSQGGGDGGFGVHIEDSQGRALTQVRPRLDPRLPNSSPRP is encoded by the coding sequence ATGCGCCACGTCCAACGTCGATTCGTTCTAGCTGCGCTTGTTTTTGGGCCGTTGGGAGTCCAAGCCGACGAAATCTGGAACCCCGTCGCCGATCCGGGCGCGGTGGTCGTCTCCGGCCTTGCGCGCTTCACCGTGCTGACGCCCGGGCTGATACGCATCGAGTGGTCGCCTGACGGCACGTTTGAAGACCGCGCGTCGCAGGTCGTGGTCAATCGCCGGTTGCCTGTGCCGAAGTTCACGCAATGCATGGAACGCGATCTTCGCGTTTCGACCCAGCCGGCGGCGCTTAACAATCCTCCCCACGACGTGGAATCGGACGAGGGCGGAAAAGTCCTGGTCCTGCGGACCGACCGCATCGAACTTCGCTACCTGCCGGACGGCAATCCAATAACCGGAAGCAATCTCCGAATCGCCGCGCGAAGCGGCCCGGGTGAAACCTGGCAACTGACATCGCCGCCCTTCCTACAATGCCGCAACGTCGACGGCGGCCCCAACCTCGGCAGCACCGTGCGCACGCTCGACGGCGTCAACGGCGGCACGCCCCTGCCCGACGGCATCCTCTCGCGCACCGGCTGGTACCACCTGAACGACTCCAATACGCTTGTCTTCGACGACGGCCCTGATCCGTGGATCGGCCCCCGACGGCGCGACGGCGCGACCGACTGGTACTTCTTCGCCTACGGCACGGACTACAAGCAGGCCCTGCGCGACTTCACCGCCGTCGCCGGTCGCATCCCCCTGCCGCCGCGGTTCGCATTCGGAACGTGGTGGAGCCGCTACTGGGCTTACAGCGATCGCGAACTCACACAGCTCGTCAACGACTTCGACAAGAACGACGTGCCGCTCGACGTACTTGTCATCGACATGGACTGGCACCTCGACGGCTGGACCGGCTACACGTGGAACCCGCAGTACTTCCCCGAGCCGGAAAAGTTCCTCCGCTGGGTCAAAAGCCGCAGCCTGAAAGCGACGCTCAACCTGCACCCGGCCGAGGGCGTCGGCAAGCACGAAAAGGCCTTCCCGCAGGTCGCGCAGGCCATGGGGCTGGACCCGGCGACGACCGACCGCGTGCCGTTCGACTGCGCCAGCCGGGAATACATGAATGCCTATTTCAAGTTTCTGCATCACCCGCTTGAGGAAATGGGCATCGACTTCTGGTGGATGGACTGGCAGCAAGGGCAGCAGACGAACATCGAGGGGCTCGACCCGCTCTACTGGCTGAACGTGCTGCACTGGCGCGATATGAAGAACCGCGAGCCGCAGACCGGCCGAAGACCGCTCATTTTCTCCCGCTGGGGCGGACTGGGGAATCATCGCTATCAGATCGGCTTCTCCGGCGACACGTTCTGCAACTGGCCCTCGCTCGCCTATCAACCCTACTTCACTGCCACGGCCGGCAACGTCGGCTATGCCTACTGGAGCCACGACATCGGCGGGCATCAGCCTGGCAAGGTCGATCCCGAGTTGTACACGCGCTGGGTGCAATGGGGCGCGTTGAGTCCGATCCTGCGCACGCACACGACAAAGAATCCCGAAGCCGAGCGGCGCATCTGGGAGTTCCCCGCGCCTTACTTCGAGGCGATGCGCGCCGCGTTTCATCTGCGCTACGAATTGATCCCATACATTTACACCGCGGCGCGGCAATGCTACGACACCGCCCTGCCGCTTTGCCGCCCGCTTTATTACGAATGGCCCGATTTGGAGGAGGCCTACGCCTGGAAGAATCAATACCTGTTTGGCGATCAGTTGTTGGCCGCCCCGGTCACGCAGCCGGCCGATCCGCTGACAGGTTGTGCCATGATCGAGGCATGGATTCCGCCGGGCAAATGGACCCACTGGTTCACCGGCCGCACGTACGACGGGCCGGCGGTCGTCCCGCTCGTCGTGCCGCTGGATGAAATCCCGCTGTTTGTGCGCGACGGCGGCATCGTCGTCACCCAGAAGAAATCGCTCCGCAGCGACGGCGCGAAGGACGAGCCGCTTGTCGTCAACATTTTCCCCGGCTCGACGGGCGAATACACGCACTATGAGGACGACGGCACAAGCGACGGATACCTCCGCGGCAAGTACACGACGCAGCGGATTCGCCATACGACGGCCGGACGGACCAAGTTGTGCACGATTGAAGCGCCGCAGGGGACCTACCCGTCGATGCCGAATCGATCAGGGCTGGAGATTCGCTGGTGGGACGGGGAAGCAATCGAAAAGCTTACGATTGATGGCCGCGAGATCGAGCGTGCGGATCAGCCCATGCCCGAAAAGACCTGCTGGGGATGGGACCTCGCTCGCATGTCGGCGTGGCTCCGCATCGCGGCGACGGATGTTCATTATCCGATTCAAGTTCGCGCGTTGCTTCCCGAACAGGATGAAAAAATCGCATCTTTCCTACGCAATGGCGGACGCGGGATGTCGAGACTCTACAACGAGGTTCTCGCGAGTCTGAAGAAGCGCAATGTCGTCTTTCGTGAGAACGAGTGGGTGATTGATCCTGCGGCCCGAGCCTCAAGTCGCACTCTGTCTGGCATCGTGTTGCACCAAATGGGCTGGAAAAGCTGCATGGAACTCGTCGCCGACAAAGTCACCGACCCTGCCGAGCGAAACCGCCTCCTCCTTCGGATGCTCGGCGCGTGGTACGACATCGACGTGGCCCGCTCGCCGGACGGCCACCGCGCCGAGGCGATCATCAGGCTCCAATCCACGATACTGAATTCTGGTTTGCAATTGAGCCTCGAACAAGTTCCCGACAACGCGACGCTGCGGCACTTCACCCAGTTGCCGCGATTCAAATCCGAGGACGAGCCGCTCATCGCGCGCATGCCGCTGGAGGCCGCCGATTCGCGCGCCACACAGTTGGTTCGATTCAACGCGCGCGTCGCATGGGAAGACACGGAAGTCACATTCGAAATCGCCAAGACGATCCTCCCCTCCATCAACGCATGGTGGGTCTGCGGCCCGTTCGACGCCCCCGGCGGCGCGGGCCTGAACAAACCCTTCGGCCCGGAGGAAAAACTCGATCTCGCCGCGCGCTACACCGGCAAGGAGGGCCATGAGATCGGCTGGCATCGCTTCCTGCGCGTCGTCAAACCCGGCGACGATCTCACCGCTGAGTTCTTTGTCGACTTCGATGACGTGTACGGCCGGCGCGTTTACGACTGCGTCGTCTATGGCTTCACGTTCCTCGACGCGCCGGAAGACATGGACGCTGTGCTGGCACTCGGCACCGACGACGGTTGTGCGATCTGGCTCAACGGCAAAGAAGTTCACCGCATCGACATCGGCCGGCCCTATACGTCGAAGCAGGACCGCGTTCCGGTGCGTCTCAAACAGGGCGAGAACACACTGCTCATCAAGGTGTCACAGGGCGGCGGCGACGGCGGCTTCGGCGTGCACATCGAGGATTCGCAAGGCCGGGCGTTGACGCAAGTCCGCCCGCGCCTGGACCCACGATTGCCCAATTCTAGCCCGCGCCCGTGA